From Marinobacterium sp. LSUCC0821, a single genomic window includes:
- the rplU gene encoding 50S ribosomal protein L21: MFAVIVSGGKQYRVQEGQTLKVEKLAAEAGASVDFDRVLLVSNGDDVKVGAPVVEGAKVSAEVVSHGRGDKVTIIKFRRRKHHMKRQGHRQWFTEVKITGING, encoded by the coding sequence ATGTTTGCAGTAATCGTAAGCGGTGGTAAACAGTACCGCGTACAAGAAGGTCAGACCCTTAAAGTAGAAAAACTAGCTGCTGAAGCTGGTGCAAGCGTTGATTTCGATCGCGTACTACTTGTTAGCAACGGCGACGACGTTAAAGTTGGCGCACCAGTTGTTGAAGGTGCTAAAGTTTCTGCAGAAGTGGTTTCTCACGGTCGCGGTGACAAGGTGACAATCATCAAGTTCCGTCGTCGTAAGCACCACATGAAGCGTCAGGGCCACCGTCAGTGGTTCACTGAAGTTAAAATCACTGGCATCAACGGCTGA
- a CDS encoding polyprenyl synthetase family protein, which translates to MQPHQLNPHIEPQFDAVTEYILNNLGSNVPLVEKIAHHIVEGGGKRIRPLLVLLAANACNYKGEQHISLAAVIEFIHTATLLHDDVVDNSELRRGNATANAKWGNAPSVLVGDFLYSRSFQIMVEIGRMEIMQVISHATTIIAEGEVLQLLNQRNPDTSEESYLQVILGKTAMLFEAATEVGAILADAPAEHREALRLYGRHIGIAFQIVDDLLDYLSDSETMGKNVGDDLAEGKATLPLIHAMRVGTDDDKELIRHAIRKGGLDDLSPVLEVVHRNGSIEYSKEKAKAQVNLAKEAISVLDKTSFKETLLQIADLAVARTN; encoded by the coding sequence ATGCAACCACACCAACTCAATCCACATATCGAGCCACAATTTGACGCTGTTACGGAATACATCCTTAACAACCTCGGCTCGAACGTGCCATTAGTTGAAAAAATTGCACACCATATCGTTGAAGGCGGTGGCAAACGAATTCGCCCGCTTCTAGTTCTTCTTGCTGCCAATGCGTGTAATTACAAGGGCGAACAGCACATCTCTCTGGCTGCTGTGATTGAGTTTATTCACACAGCAACACTTCTTCACGATGATGTGGTCGATAACTCTGAGCTTCGCCGTGGTAATGCCACTGCTAATGCAAAGTGGGGTAATGCCCCTAGCGTATTAGTGGGCGATTTCCTCTACTCCCGCTCTTTCCAAATCATGGTTGAGATTGGCCGTATGGAGATCATGCAGGTTATTTCTCACGCAACAACCATTATTGCCGAAGGTGAAGTCCTTCAGCTCCTAAATCAGAGAAACCCAGATACAAGCGAAGAGTCTTACCTCCAAGTAATCTTAGGTAAAACAGCAATGCTCTTTGAAGCGGCGACTGAAGTCGGCGCCATCCTTGCCGACGCACCAGCAGAACATCGTGAAGCACTTCGCCTCTACGGCCGCCATATCGGCATCGCATTCCAGATTGTAGATGACCTACTGGACTACCTTTCAGACAGCGAAACCATGGGCAAAAACGTCGGTGATGACCTTGCTGAAGGTAAAGCTACACTACCACTTATCCATGCCATGCGTGTCGGGACTGATGATGATAAGGAGCTGATTCGCCATGCCATCCGCAAAGGCGGGCTTGATGATCTATCTCCTGTATTAGAGGTCGTTCACCGAAACGGCTCGATCGAATACTCAAAAGAGAAAGCAAAAGCGCAGGTCAATCTGGCTAAAGAGGCGATCAGCGTTCTTGATAAAACCTCTTTCAAAGAGACACTTCTCCAGATCGCCGATCTAGCGGTGGCGCGAACCAACTAA
- a CDS encoding thiopurine S-methyltransferase: MEHGFWHKRWAENRIGFHQQKTNRWLAEYWSVLGVSAESDVLVPLCGKSQDMLWLREQGHGVVGVELSDLACRDFFAEQQVDVDAITRDRFHIRERDGIRLLAGDFFDLHEADIPAVKAIYDRAALIALPPSMRERYAKHIKALTQSGDRMLLVTLEYDNDRDEPPFAVFGHEVRSLFEPSFTLEVLDGAQIEGGRMENEREVVYLLTRQ; this comes from the coding sequence ATGGAACATGGTTTTTGGCATAAACGTTGGGCGGAAAATCGTATTGGTTTTCACCAGCAAAAGACAAATCGTTGGTTAGCCGAGTACTGGTCGGTATTAGGTGTCTCTGCTGAAAGTGATGTTCTTGTGCCGCTCTGTGGTAAAAGTCAGGATATGCTCTGGCTTAGAGAGCAGGGTCACGGAGTTGTTGGGGTTGAGCTGAGTGATCTTGCCTGCCGAGACTTTTTTGCTGAGCAACAGGTCGATGTCGATGCAATAACACGCGATCGCTTTCATATTCGCGAGCGTGATGGGATTAGGTTGTTAGCAGGGGACTTTTTCGATCTGCACGAGGCGGATATTCCAGCGGTGAAGGCGATATATGATCGTGCTGCTCTGATCGCGCTTCCGCCTTCAATGCGGGAGAGATATGCCAAGCATATTAAAGCGTTGACGCAAAGTGGGGATCGAATGCTTCTAGTGACGCTTGAGTATGACAATGATCGAGATGAGCCTCCTTTTGCAGTCTTTGGTCATGAGGTTCGTTCGCTATTTGAGCCATCTTTTACCCTTGAGGTTCTTGATGGCGCACAGATTGAGGGTGGGCGTATGGAGAATGAGCGAGAGGTTGTTTACCTGTTGACTAGGCAGTGA
- the fabA gene encoding 3-hydroxyacyl-[acyl-carrier-protein] dehydratase FabA: MTRPSSFNRDELLSCGYGEMFGEGNARLPVGNMLMMDRITKISAEGGEHGKGEIIAELDIHPDLWFFECHFPGDPVMPGCLGLDAMWQIVGFYLGWKGNPGRGRALGSGEVKFTGQILPTAKKVTYNIQMKRVIERKLVMGIADGSVSVDGREIYTATDLKVGLFTSTENF, translated from the coding sequence ATGACTAGACCTTCATCTTTTAATCGTGACGAACTTCTTAGCTGCGGCTACGGGGAAATGTTTGGCGAGGGCAATGCCCGTCTACCTGTTGGCAACATGCTAATGATGGACCGCATCACCAAGATCTCTGCGGAAGGCGGCGAGCACGGTAAAGGCGAAATCATCGCTGAGCTAGATATTCATCCAGACCTTTGGTTTTTCGAATGCCACTTCCCAGGTGACCCGGTAATGCCAGGCTGTCTAGGCCTCGACGCTATGTGGCAGATCGTTGGCTTTTACCTAGGCTGGAAAGGCAACCCAGGACGCGGACGTGCACTTGGTTCAGGCGAGGTTAAATTCACGGGTCAGATACTTCCTACTGCTAAAAAGGTGACATACAACATCCAGATGAAGCGTGTCATTGAGCGCAAACTTGTGATGGGTATTGCAGACGGTTCTGTATCCGTTGACGGTCGCGAGATCTACACAGCAACAGATTTGAAAGTCGGTCTATTCACTAGCACCGAGAACTTCTAA
- the fabB gene encoding beta-ketoacyl-ACP synthase I produces the protein MRRVVVTGMGIVSCLGTDKESVLESLKAGKSGIKFQQEYADLGFRSQVAGSIDDLDLDEMIDRKLRRFMGNAAAYSYISMEQAIKDAGLSEDQVSNVRTGLIAGSGGASSADIVETADILRDKGVRRVGPYRVTRTMGSTVSACLATPFKIKGVNYSITSACATSAHCIGNAMEQIQLGKQDIVFAGGGEELHWSLSVMFDAMGALSSKYNETPEKASRAYDANRDGFVIAGGGGMLVLEELEHAKARGAKIYAELVGYGATSDGYDMVAPSGEGAVRCMQQAMSTVDGSIDYINSHGTSTPAGDIQELKAMKETFGSNMPPVSSTKSLAGHSLGATGVQEAIYCLLMQENNFICASANIEEIDPEAEGLPVVRERMDGVNLERVMSNSFGFGGTNSTLVFQKYNG, from the coding sequence ATGCGTCGAGTAGTTGTTACCGGAATGGGTATCGTTTCTTGTCTTGGAACAGACAAAGAGAGCGTTCTGGAATCACTAAAAGCGGGCAAGTCTGGCATTAAATTCCAACAGGAGTATGCAGACCTAGGTTTCCGCAGCCAGGTTGCAGGTAGCATTGATGATTTAGATCTTGATGAGATGATCGACCGTAAGCTTCGCCGTTTCATGGGCAATGCAGCAGCTTACTCTTACATCTCTATGGAGCAGGCGATCAAAGATGCAGGTCTAAGCGAAGACCAGGTATCAAACGTTCGCACCGGTCTTATTGCCGGCTCTGGTGGCGCATCTTCTGCAGATATCGTAGAGACTGCAGACATCCTTCGCGATAAAGGCGTTCGCCGCGTTGGCCCATACCGCGTTACTCGCACCATGGGCTCTACAGTATCTGCCTGTCTTGCGACTCCGTTCAAAATCAAAGGCGTTAACTACTCTATCACTTCTGCATGTGCGACCAGCGCACACTGTATCGGTAACGCGATGGAGCAGATTCAGCTTGGCAAACAGGACATCGTTTTCGCAGGTGGTGGTGAAGAACTTCACTGGTCACTAAGCGTCATGTTCGATGCAATGGGCGCGCTATCAAGCAAATACAATGAGACGCCTGAAAAAGCATCACGCGCATACGATGCAAACCGTGACGGTTTTGTTATCGCAGGTGGCGGCGGCATGCTCGTTCTAGAAGAGCTAGAGCACGCTAAAGCTCGTGGCGCTAAGATCTACGCCGAACTTGTTGGCTACGGTGCTACTTCAGATGGATACGACATGGTCGCTCCATCAGGCGAAGGTGCAGTACGTTGTATGCAGCAAGCGATGAGCACAGTAGATGGCTCTATCGACTACATCAACTCACACGGTACCTCTACGCCAGCAGGCGACATCCAAGAGCTTAAAGCGATGAAAGAGACCTTCGGTAGCAACATGCCACCAGTAAGCTCAACCAAGTCGCTAGCAGGCCATTCATTGGGTGCTACAGGTGTTCAGGAAGCGATCTACTGTCTACTTATGCAGGAGAACAACTTCATCTGTGCCTCTGCTAACATCGAAGAGATCGACCCAGAAGCCGAAGGCCTACCTGTAGTGCGTGAGCGTATGGATGGCGTTAACCTAGAGCGCGTTATGTCTAACAGCTTCGGCTTCGGTGGCACTAACTCAACTCTAGTGTTCCAGAAATACAACGGCTAA
- a CDS encoding Lrp/AsnC family transcriptional regulator — MVTAFILMNVDRQQIAKTAELLAGIEGVSEVYSVSGNYDLITIVRVANNEALSDLVTGQLAKVDAIQTTETMLAFKTFSGYDLEAMFGVGM; from the coding sequence ATGGTTACTGCGTTTATCTTAATGAATGTCGATCGTCAGCAAATTGCTAAAACAGCAGAGTTGTTGGCGGGAATTGAAGGTGTTTCTGAGGTCTACTCGGTGAGTGGTAACTATGATCTGATCACAATTGTTCGTGTGGCGAACAATGAGGCTTTGTCGGACTTGGTGACCGGGCAGCTTGCTAAGGTGGATGCAATTCAGACCACTGAAACGATGCTCGCTTTCAAGACGTTCAGTGGATATGACCTTGAGGCGATGTTTGGCGTAGGGATGTAA
- a CDS encoding NADP(H)-dependent aldo-keto reductase — MALTTLAGKQVSKLCLGTMTWGEQNTEAEAHSQIDYALERGLNFMDTAEMYPVPPTGETYGRTEEYIGSWIAKSGKRDQWVLASKAAGPGRGLDYMRNGPRHTADQLKAAVDASLKRLQTDYIDLYQLHWPDRNTNIFGQLEYRHRDSDETPVDEILRGLSDLVDSGKIRSIGLSNENPWGAMKFVHYAEALGLPRIETVQNPYSLLNRTYEIGMAEISHREDVGLLAYSPLAFGMLSGKYRNGARPEKARLTLFERFSRYTNEPSISATEKYCQLAEANGLDPAQMALAFVSSRSFVLSNIIGATSLEQLESNINSSELVLDKELLKEIDSIHRAYPNPAP; from the coding sequence ATGGCACTGACAACTCTTGCGGGTAAACAAGTATCTAAACTCTGTCTTGGTACTATGACCTGGGGCGAGCAGAACACAGAGGCCGAGGCGCACTCTCAAATTGATTATGCCCTAGAGCGCGGTCTCAACTTCATGGACACAGCTGAGATGTATCCAGTGCCGCCGACAGGTGAAACCTATGGTCGCACCGAAGAGTATATCGGTAGCTGGATTGCGAAGTCGGGAAAGCGTGATCAGTGGGTGTTGGCATCTAAGGCAGCAGGTCCTGGGCGAGGCCTCGATTACATGCGTAACGGTCCTCGTCATACTGCGGATCAGTTAAAAGCGGCGGTTGATGCGAGTCTTAAGCGCCTCCAAACAGACTACATCGATCTTTATCAGTTGCATTGGCCAGACCGAAATACCAACATTTTTGGTCAATTGGAGTATCGTCACCGTGATTCAGATGAGACGCCGGTCGATGAGATACTTCGGGGGCTGAGTGATTTGGTTGATAGCGGCAAAATTCGTTCTATTGGTTTATCCAATGAAAACCCCTGGGGTGCAATGAAGTTTGTCCATTATGCAGAGGCGCTTGGGCTACCACGCATTGAAACTGTTCAAAACCCCTACAGTCTTTTGAATCGTACCTATGAGATCGGAATGGCAGAAATCTCCCATCGAGAAGATGTGGGCTTGCTTGCATATTCGCCGCTAGCCTTCGGAATGTTAAGTGGCAAGTATCGTAATGGTGCACGGCCTGAGAAAGCGCGCTTGACTCTTTTTGAGCGCTTCTCGCGTTACACAAACGAACCATCGATATCTGCGACCGAAAAGTACTGCCAGTTGGCAGAGGCTAATGGCCTCGATCCTGCGCAAATGGCGCTGGCTTTTGTCAGCTCTAGATCATTCGTGCTCTCAAACATTATTGGTGCAACTTCGCTTGAGCAGCTAGAGTCGAATATTAATAGTTCTGAGTTGGTGCTCGACAAAGAGCTACTTAAAGAGATAGATTCAATTCATCGCGCTTACCCAAATCCGGCGCCATAG
- a CDS encoding transferase hexapeptide repeat family protein, with protein MPVYQIDGVTPVVHPSSYVHPTAVIIGDVIIGPDCYIGPLASLRGDFGPIHIGRGVNIQDSCVVHSFQDITVVIEDYAHIGHCATLHGCHIKAGVLVGMSATVMDKAVVGERSFVAAHSFVKTGDQFDAERMILGTPAKDVRALSSEEMAWKHSGTEAYIELGRRSKLSCIETEALAEVEENRPTIKFETKVDTKQETLAKKSGDEA; from the coding sequence ATGCCGGTTTATCAGATTGATGGTGTCACTCCAGTGGTGCACCCCTCATCCTATGTACATCCAACAGCTGTCATTATTGGCGACGTTATCATTGGACCAGACTGCTACATAGGTCCATTAGCGAGTCTACGCGGTGATTTCGGTCCCATCCACATTGGGCGTGGCGTAAACATTCAGGACAGTTGTGTTGTGCACAGTTTCCAAGATATTACCGTAGTCATCGAAGATTATGCACATATTGGACACTGCGCTACGTTACATGGATGTCACATAAAAGCGGGTGTGTTGGTCGGTATGAGTGCCACTGTGATGGATAAAGCAGTTGTCGGTGAGCGCAGTTTTGTTGCAGCTCATAGCTTTGTTAAAACAGGTGATCAGTTTGATGCAGAGCGCATGATTTTGGGAACGCCTGCGAAAGATGTTCGAGCTCTCTCTTCAGAAGAGATGGCATGGAAACACTCGGGCACAGAGGCCTACATTGAGCTAGGTCGTCGATCTAAGTTAAGTTGTATCGAGACGGAAGCTTTGGCTGAGGTTGAGGAAAACCGCCCAACAATTAAATTTGAAACCAAGGTTGATACTAAACAGGAAACCCTGGCTAAGAAAAGTGGAGATGAAGCGTAA
- a CDS encoding enoyl-CoA hydratase-related protein, producing the protein MSTQLPFTPDQYPNLLCSLDSGVLLIQFNRPKELNALSTDMLSQIAGALVSGDNSDAVKVMVITGNQRAFAAGADIDELARKTGDMVATDPRNHHWAAIRNINKPLIGAVNGFCLGGGNELAMQCDFLIAGKNAQFGQPEINLAILPGAGGTQRLTQLAGKGRAMRWTLTGEFIDANTALEIGLVTELCEPELTLERTLEVAKQITKKAPTAIDAVKRAIKAASDERLEPGLTIEREQFARVLSSEDKLEGIAAFKEKRAAKYQGK; encoded by the coding sequence ATGAGCACGCAACTTCCGTTTACACCAGACCAGTATCCAAACCTACTCTGCTCACTGGATTCAGGGGTGCTCTTGATTCAATTTAACCGCCCAAAAGAGCTGAACGCCCTTTCGACCGATATGCTCAGTCAAATCGCTGGAGCACTCGTTTCTGGGGATAACTCAGATGCCGTTAAAGTGATGGTAATTACAGGTAACCAAAGAGCCTTTGCCGCTGGAGCAGATATCGATGAGCTGGCTCGCAAAACGGGTGACATGGTAGCTACAGATCCCCGTAATCACCACTGGGCAGCAATACGCAACATCAACAAACCTTTGATCGGTGCTGTAAACGGATTTTGTCTAGGTGGCGGGAATGAGCTAGCGATGCAGTGTGATTTCTTGATCGCAGGCAAGAATGCACAGTTTGGGCAGCCTGAGATCAACCTAGCGATACTACCTGGCGCTGGAGGCACGCAGAGGCTGACTCAACTTGCCGGCAAAGGACGTGCGATGCGCTGGACTCTAACAGGCGAATTCATCGATGCAAACACTGCGTTAGAGATTGGCCTTGTGACCGAACTATGTGAGCCAGAACTTACTCTAGAGAGAACGCTAGAGGTCGCTAAACAGATCACCAAAAAGGCGCCAACTGCTATTGATGCAGTAAAAAGAGCAATTAAAGCCGCGTCGGATGAGCGTCTTGAACCAGGATTAACTATCGAGCGAGAGCAGTTTGCTCGCGTTCTCTCTAGCGAAGACAAGCTAGAAGGTATTGCGGCATTTAAAGAGAAAAGAGCTGCTAAGTATCAAGGCAAATAA
- a CDS encoding DUF4863 family protein, translated as MSAQALQALLKPVVDSISGKTIEASLSQELNTQFAHGSEWYEQVKELCQQGLEAGWACQFEAGGIKYGRVIKPSEELNNYSVDIVLMNDVVGPHHSHPNGEVDLVIPLNEGAAFDGTSEGWVVYPPESAHKPTVTGGEAFVIYLLPEGAINFTR; from the coding sequence ATGAGCGCACAAGCATTACAAGCACTTTTGAAACCCGTCGTTGATTCAATTTCTGGCAAAACGATTGAGGCCTCTCTATCTCAGGAGTTAAACACTCAATTTGCACACGGAAGTGAATGGTATGAGCAGGTTAAAGAGCTCTGCCAACAGGGGCTTGAGGCTGGCTGGGCATGCCAGTTCGAAGCTGGAGGCATTAAATATGGTCGCGTTATTAAGCCTTCCGAAGAGCTAAACAACTACAGCGTTGATATCGTACTTATGAATGATGTAGTTGGCCCTCACCATTCACACCCTAACGGTGAAGTGGATCTAGTCATTCCGCTCAATGAAGGGGCAGCATTCGATGGAACTTCTGAGGGTTGGGTTGTCTACCCACCGGAATCAGCACACAAACCAACAGTGACAGGTGGCGAAGCTTTCGTCATCTACCTACTTCCTGAGGGTGCAATCAACTTCACCCGCTAA
- a CDS encoding benzoate-CoA ligase family protein, with the protein MGYELSSCDHSQIPPQVTVPRLYNAARDLMDRNLNAGRGDKVAYIDDNGTCTYNELNRRSNRVGSALATLGLQQEQRVFLCALDSIDWPVSFLGAIKAGVVPVAINTLLTPSDYEYMLTDSRSKVAIISPHFVPVFKDLLEKIPTLETLIVTGNESVDGVMSLGELEARGTDEFEGPVTTSDDPCFWLYSSGSTGAPKGTVHIHQSIIYTAELFGTGVLGLRESDTVFSAAKLFFAYGLGNAFSFPLSVGATTVLMAERPTPDAVYERLIKHQATVFCGVPTLYAGMLAKADKPAKGELPIRISTSAGEALPAELLRQWCDERGSEIIDGIGSTEMLHIYLSNMPGKVAAGSTGQPVPGYEIKLLDADDNEVPKGEIGDLVAKGPSTAIMYWNNRAKSTATFQGEWTRSGDKFYINEDGNYVYAGRSDDMLKVSGIYVSPAEVEATLISHPAVLEAAIVGAKDENDLIKPKAYIVLKNPSDESAELNQELKNFVKANLAPHKYPRWFIYVEELPKTATGKIQRFKLRELG; encoded by the coding sequence ATGGGATACGAACTCAGCAGCTGTGATCACTCACAGATTCCACCACAAGTAACCGTTCCACGACTCTACAACGCCGCTCGCGATCTGATGGATCGCAACCTGAATGCAGGTCGTGGCGACAAGGTGGCCTACATTGATGACAATGGCACCTGTACCTACAACGAGCTTAACCGACGTAGTAATCGCGTAGGTTCAGCACTAGCAACTCTCGGACTACAACAGGAGCAGCGTGTTTTCCTTTGTGCTCTTGATAGTATCGATTGGCCGGTCAGTTTTTTGGGTGCAATCAAGGCGGGCGTCGTACCTGTTGCGATTAACACACTACTTACGCCTAGTGACTACGAATACATGCTGACAGATAGCCGTTCAAAAGTAGCCATCATCTCTCCGCATTTTGTCCCTGTATTCAAAGATCTATTGGAAAAGATTCCAACACTAGAAACGCTTATCGTCACTGGTAACGAGTCAGTTGATGGCGTGATGTCACTTGGAGAGTTAGAAGCACGCGGCACTGATGAATTTGAAGGCCCTGTCACAACAAGTGATGACCCTTGTTTTTGGCTCTACTCTTCAGGCTCAACTGGCGCACCTAAAGGCACAGTTCACATTCACCAATCGATCATCTACACCGCTGAGTTGTTTGGCACTGGTGTACTGGGTCTTCGAGAGAGCGACACAGTTTTCTCAGCAGCTAAGCTCTTCTTTGCTTACGGCCTCGGCAATGCCTTCAGCTTCCCTCTCTCGGTAGGCGCCACAACGGTGCTTATGGCAGAACGCCCAACTCCGGATGCCGTATACGAGCGATTAATCAAACATCAAGCGACCGTATTCTGTGGCGTGCCTACCCTATATGCCGGCATGCTCGCTAAAGCGGATAAACCTGCAAAAGGTGAACTTCCTATCCGAATTAGTACATCAGCAGGTGAGGCACTTCCAGCAGAACTGCTTCGCCAATGGTGTGACGAGCGCGGCAGCGAAATTATCGATGGCATAGGTTCTACTGAGATGTTGCACATCTACCTATCCAATATGCCAGGCAAAGTGGCTGCAGGTAGCACAGGCCAACCAGTCCCAGGCTATGAGATTAAGCTACTGGATGCAGATGATAACGAAGTACCTAAAGGCGAGATTGGCGATCTTGTTGCCAAAGGCCCTTCTACAGCGATCATGTACTGGAACAACCGCGCTAAAAGCACTGCAACCTTCCAAGGTGAGTGGACGCGCAGTGGTGATAAGTTCTACATCAATGAAGATGGTAACTATGTCTATGCTGGTCGATCTGATGACATGCTAAAAGTGAGTGGTATCTACGTATCACCAGCTGAAGTAGAAGCAACTCTGATCAGCCACCCGGCAGTTCTAGAGGCTGCGATTGTCGGCGCTAAAGATGAGAACGATCTGATCAAGCCTAAGGCATACATTGTTCTTAAAAACCCAAGCGATGAATCGGCTGAACTTAACCAAGAACTCAAAAATTTTGTTAAGGCCAACCTTGCTCCTCACAAATACCCTCGCTGGTTCATCTATGTGGAAGAGCTACCAAAAACGGCTACTGGCAAAATCCAACGCTTCAAGTTGCGTGAGCTCGGCTAG
- a CDS encoding alpha/beta fold hydrolase, with amino-acid sequence MNGFIDIKGRLHETVTFTPESYLFKDAAFVLLHEGLGCVELWKNFPQNLADAMGMDVVAYSRAGYGKSSPVEVPRELSYMHEEAEEWLPKILKTLDYQRIILVGHSDGGSIALIHAGSCADERVSGVVTLAAHVFNEPVCVASIEKAKIAFQKGDLRPALEKYHGDNVDVAFWGWNQAWLNPGFLNWNIEEYLPKIRIPLLVVQGDADEYGTEQQVDAIVSKTGGAAEKLMIKECRHSIHRDAPADLIGAIAGFIAKYQLV; translated from the coding sequence GTGAACGGTTTTATCGATATCAAAGGCCGTCTTCATGAGACGGTCACTTTCACACCTGAAAGCTACCTTTTTAAAGATGCTGCCTTTGTGCTTCTTCACGAAGGGCTAGGCTGTGTTGAGTTGTGGAAGAATTTCCCACAAAACCTCGCTGATGCAATGGGTATGGATGTGGTTGCCTATAGCCGTGCAGGCTATGGTAAATCATCTCCTGTGGAGGTTCCTCGTGAACTCAGCTACATGCACGAAGAGGCAGAGGAGTGGCTACCGAAAATACTGAAGACGCTCGACTATCAGCGCATCATTTTAGTAGGCCACAGTGATGGCGGATCAATTGCCCTCATTCATGCCGGCAGTTGTGCAGATGAGCGCGTCAGTGGTGTTGTGACCCTGGCTGCACACGTTTTCAACGAGCCTGTCTGTGTTGCCAGTATCGAAAAGGCTAAAATCGCATTCCAAAAGGGTGACCTTAGACCTGCTCTAGAAAAGTACCACGGTGACAATGTCGATGTCGCATTTTGGGGCTGGAACCAAGCCTGGCTTAACCCTGGTTTTCTAAACTGGAACATCGAAGAGTACCTACCGAAAATTCGAATCCCTCTGCTCGTGGTTCAGGGTGATGCCGACGAATACGGCACCGAACAGCAGGTTGATGCAATCGTCTCAAAAACAGGCGGAGCTGCTGAAAAGCTAATGATCAAAGAGTGCCGCCACTCAATTCACCGCGATGCGCCAGCAGATCTTATCGGCGCGATTGCAGGTTTTATTGCCAAATACCAACTCGTTTAA